Proteins co-encoded in one Sporosarcina sp. FSL K6-1522 genomic window:
- a CDS encoding ATP-binding protein codes for MAWITLSLGHTKVEAQQGVLDLRGWDFDNDETLALDGAWEFYPDVLLASEGIEANNKKYSVKPGKWHSNSPIYGTYRLKIILADEQQKQHYQMLLPHEPYVAKVIVNNEVALDNESEHYGVAKRKSGLFARTVSLKADKQGEIDIIIQQPNHAMATEKGIAKSIQIGSESALKRQHFTSITFQLLVAAVTLLHFVFGLILFLWRRQHIEFLYFGLAALCKTIAVLLDDDKLLLIWLPIDEVWALKILSIAYIGTTVFILLFIQKFFAKQAYYKIISLFNCVYLLVAVGIILVPFHYISSIIPVIFLMAIASYVMIVILTWGTIKRGNQDNVILLLGAAGTISSFLWPFYKDNSLTELPYYPFDALIVFMSISILLFRRFFQVNDQNKELAIQLQQEIKRKDDFLANTSHELRNPLHGIINIAQSVLRNEADHLTEKSEKDIELVMTIGRHMSRTLDDLLDVTRLKEHRIQLQKEPLAIHSVTSGVVDMLRFMTEKKNIQLVSQIPHDFPEVLADKNRLIQIVFNLLHNAVKFSDEGTITITADAQDGMVNIHITDQGMGIDQETMNRLFEPYEQGDSGITSIAGGLGLGLSICRQLVELHGGTIKVESVVGEGSRFSFTLPLADKRDERLITNTEEKSVIERTDEPHAKRLSVDYPPVSDRFKQNRSTSKRRILAVDDDPINLQVLASILPSEQYELETVKSGKEALARLGVKEWDLIITDVMMPHMSGYELTRAIREKYSISELPILLITARSQPEDIYTGFQAGANDYVTKPVDALELTVRVHALTDLKDSISERLRMEAAWLQAQIQPHFLYNTLSTIISLSEIDIERMVNLLEKFGYYLGKSFDSKNLDNIVPLAHELKLLESYLYIEKERFGDRLQVVWEIEGADELFVPPLVIQTVVENAARHGVLQRIRGGTIRICIYPEGDYMIVKISDDGVGMDEEKVRKVLTSQPDKTRGIGLLNTDQRLKQLYGEGVHIDSVLGEGTTVSFRVPTNY; via the coding sequence ATGGCGTGGATTACTTTGTCGCTAGGTCACACTAAAGTGGAAGCTCAGCAAGGTGTCCTCGATTTAAGGGGTTGGGACTTTGATAACGATGAGACCTTAGCTTTAGACGGAGCTTGGGAATTTTACCCCGACGTTCTGTTAGCATCTGAGGGGATAGAGGCCAACAACAAAAAGTATAGCGTAAAACCAGGAAAGTGGCATTCAAACTCACCTATTTACGGCACTTATCGATTAAAAATTATACTAGCAGATGAGCAACAAAAACAGCATTACCAAATGCTATTGCCACATGAACCTTATGTGGCCAAAGTCATTGTGAATAATGAAGTCGCTCTCGATAATGAATCCGAACATTATGGTGTAGCGAAACGGAAGAGTGGTTTGTTTGCTCGGACAGTTTCCCTAAAGGCTGACAAACAGGGTGAGATTGACATCATCATTCAACAACCTAACCACGCGATGGCTACTGAGAAAGGGATTGCCAAATCGATTCAAATTGGTAGCGAATCGGCTTTGAAAAGACAGCATTTCACATCGATTACATTTCAACTTTTAGTAGCTGCGGTGACATTATTGCACTTTGTCTTCGGACTTATTCTCTTTTTATGGAGACGCCAACATATAGAGTTTTTATACTTTGGCCTTGCCGCCCTTTGTAAAACAATCGCGGTGTTATTGGATGATGATAAATTACTATTAATTTGGCTGCCGATTGACGAGGTTTGGGCTTTAAAAATATTGTCCATCGCTTATATTGGAACAACCGTATTTATTCTTTTATTTATCCAAAAATTCTTTGCGAAACAGGCCTATTATAAAATAATCTCTCTATTTAATTGTGTTTATTTGTTAGTGGCAGTTGGTATTATTTTAGTACCCTTTCACTATATCTCTTCTATAATCCCTGTCATTTTCCTAATGGCTATTGCCTCCTATGTAATGATTGTGATCTTAACATGGGGAACGATCAAAAGAGGGAATCAGGATAATGTTATTTTGTTATTAGGCGCAGCTGGTACGATATCGAGTTTCCTGTGGCCATTCTATAAAGATAACAGTTTAACGGAACTCCCTTATTATCCGTTTGATGCTTTAATTGTCTTTATGTCCATCTCGATTTTATTGTTTAGACGCTTCTTCCAAGTGAACGACCAAAACAAAGAGCTTGCGATCCAGCTTCAACAAGAAATCAAACGCAAAGATGATTTTCTTGCCAATACTTCGCATGAATTGCGAAATCCGCTCCATGGGATTATTAATATTGCGCAGTCTGTTTTGCGTAACGAAGCAGATCATCTAACCGAAAAGAGTGAAAAAGATATTGAATTGGTCATGACAATCGGTCGCCATATGTCGAGGACATTGGATGATTTGTTGGATGTGACACGTCTAAAGGAGCATCGTATTCAACTCCAAAAAGAACCATTGGCGATCCATTCGGTTACTTCAGGTGTCGTGGATATGCTTCGATTTATGACGGAAAAGAAGAATATCCAGCTCGTATCACAAATTCCACATGATTTCCCGGAAGTACTGGCAGATAAAAATCGACTGATTCAAATTGTGTTCAATCTACTTCACAATGCGGTGAAGTTTTCGGATGAAGGAACGATTACGATTACTGCCGACGCGCAAGATGGCATGGTGAATATCCATATAACAGATCAAGGAATGGGGATTGACCAAGAAACAATGAATCGGTTATTTGAACCCTATGAACAGGGCGATTCTGGAATCACGTCCATTGCGGGCGGTCTTGGACTCGGACTTAGCATATGTCGCCAGTTGGTGGAATTACATGGAGGAACCATCAAGGTCGAGTCGGTCGTAGGTGAAGGGAGTCGGTTCTCGTTTACGTTGCCGTTGGCTGATAAGCGGGATGAACGGTTGATAACGAATACGGAAGAGAAATCGGTAATTGAACGAACAGACGAACCGCATGCTAAGAGGTTGTCCGTCGATTATCCACCAGTCTCAGATCGATTTAAACAGAATAGGAGCACATCCAAACGAAGAATTTTAGCAGTGGACGATGATCCCATTAATTTGCAAGTATTGGCGAGTATTTTGCCTAGCGAACAATACGAGCTTGAAACGGTGAAGAGTGGAAAAGAAGCATTGGCTCGTTTAGGTGTGAAAGAGTGGGACCTCATTATTACGGATGTCATGATGCCACATATGTCTGGTTATGAATTGACACGTGCCATCCGGGAAAAATATTCGATATCGGAACTGCCTATATTACTAATTACTGCACGCAGTCAGCCGGAAGATATCTATACGGGATTCCAGGCAGGTGCCAATGACTATGTGACCAAGCCCGTCGATGCATTAGAGTTAACTGTACGTGTTCATGCGTTAACTGATTTAAAGGACTCGATTAGCGAGCGCCTTCGTATGGAGGCAGCATGGCTACAAGCGCAAATACAACCACATTTTTTGTATAACACGTTGAGCACCATTATTTCATTGAGCGAAATCGATATTGAACGAATGGTTAATTTATTGGAGAAATTCGGCTATTATTTAGGGAAAAGTTTTGACTCTAAAAATCTCGACAATATTGTACCGCTTGCACATGAACTGAAATTACTTGAATCCTATCTCTATATTGAGAAAGAACGTTTTGGCGATCGGCTACAAGTTGTGTGGGAAATAGAAGGAGCAGATGAATTGTTCGTTCCACCGCTCGTCATTCAAACAGTAGTTGAAAACGCGGCGAGGCATGGTGTGTTGCAACGGATTAGAGGGGGAACGATACGTATTTGTATTTATCCTGAAGGGGATTATATGATCGTCAAAATTAGTGATGATGGCGTTGGCATGGATGAGGAGAAGGTACGAAAAGTGTTGACAAGTCAACCAGATAAAACAAGAGGGATTGGTTTGCTCAACACGGATCAGCGTTTGAAGCAATTGTATGGCGAAGGGGTGCATATCGACAGTGTTTTAGGCGAAGGTACAACTGTTTCGTTTAGGGTGCCGACAAATTATTAA
- a CDS encoding DUF4097 family beta strand repeat-containing protein has product MQNERQRILAMLENGTITTDEALTLLETLGQPKKNEQPSETKPSSEQQPQATVDIQKKAEEPVAEQQADPTSSHEQTGTFKEAEKTNGNEEGQPSMDDFLDDLRKDFTNVGDRFMQFMQTAVQKVKSFDFDSPFGHSVTFNHTVTKSASGIEEVIADIANGKVTIHTSDDEEIRAEFTVKAFNSDSEEKAREDFLDKLLFVNDEGKLRLSSDLKIVQVNVALFIPKKDYARISVRLLNGSFDMKDATADRVRVKTTNGKIDVSGLTFKDGEFETGNGAIALTNVTGGSIEAETLNGRVYIDGAVKEVEAQSLNGPVVVTTIDAAAEKIEAKTMSGSVEIYIPSEVAITGEIISNMGRLDLQLDDIQRTSEQEQLLQRSIRFKKEVEGNTSPLYVFGEAKTGSVLVCYNAKHE; this is encoded by the coding sequence ATGCAAAATGAACGACAACGAATTTTAGCCATGCTGGAAAACGGGACGATCACGACAGACGAAGCACTAACACTTCTAGAAACATTAGGTCAACCGAAGAAAAATGAACAACCAAGTGAAACGAAACCATCGAGCGAACAACAACCCCAGGCGACTGTAGATATTCAAAAAAAGGCTGAAGAGCCTGTTGCTGAACAGCAAGCAGACCCAACGTCTTCGCATGAACAGACGGGAACGTTCAAGGAAGCAGAGAAAACGAATGGCAACGAAGAAGGACAACCTTCTATGGATGACTTCCTTGATGATCTACGCAAGGATTTTACCAACGTCGGTGATCGATTCATGCAATTTATGCAAACGGCTGTCCAAAAAGTGAAGTCCTTTGACTTTGATTCGCCTTTTGGGCACTCGGTTACGTTCAATCACACAGTGACAAAATCGGCAAGTGGGATTGAGGAAGTCATTGCTGATATTGCGAACGGTAAAGTAACAATCCACACGAGCGATGACGAGGAGATACGCGCGGAATTCACCGTCAAGGCGTTTAATAGTGATTCGGAAGAAAAAGCACGTGAAGATTTTCTTGATAAGCTATTATTTGTCAACGACGAGGGCAAGTTACGCCTATCGAGCGATTTGAAAATTGTTCAAGTGAACGTCGCGTTATTTATTCCGAAAAAGGATTATGCACGGATTTCTGTCCGTTTACTAAATGGCTCGTTTGATATGAAGGATGCTACGGCAGACCGGGTACGTGTGAAGACGACAAACGGTAAAATTGACGTTTCAGGGTTGACGTTTAAAGACGGAGAATTTGAAACGGGCAATGGTGCGATTGCTTTGACGAATGTAACGGGTGGGTCAATCGAAGCTGAAACGTTGAATGGCCGTGTCTATATAGATGGTGCTGTGAAAGAGGTTGAAGCGCAATCTTTGAATGGTCCTGTTGTGGTCACGACAATTGATGCAGCGGCGGAGAAAATTGAAGCGAAGACGATGAGTGGTTCGGTTGAAATCTATATTCCATCTGAAGTTGCTATTACAGGAGAAATTATATCGAATATGGGGCGTCTGGATTTACAGTTAGATGATATTCAGCGCACGTCTGAGCAGGAACAACTGTTGCAGCGCTCTATCCGATTTAAAAAAGAGGTTGAAGGAAATACATCGCCACTTTACGTTTTTGGAGAGGCAAAAACGGGATCTGTGCTTGTTTGTTATAATGCGAAGCATGAGTAA